One window of the Perca flavescens isolate YP-PL-M2 chromosome 16, PFLA_1.0, whole genome shotgun sequence genome contains the following:
- the atp6v0a2a gene encoding V-type proton ATPase 116 kDa subunit a isoform X3, whose amino-acid sequence MVFRSEEMCLAQLFLQSGSEYDCISELGELGLVEFRDLNPSVSSFQRRFVSEIKRCDEMERILGYLLREIQKANIAVPEEDESPVAPPPRQVLEIMEQLQRLEMELSEVARNKEKLQRNLLELTEYTHMLKITRTFIHSRSRHEALGPQYEEFPTMETDSVTGCTGMQRLGAKLGFVSGLIQRVKVEAFERMLWRVCKGYTILSYAEVEENLADLDTGEISKSVVFLISFWGDQIGQKVQKICDCYHCHLYPHPENDEERADVLDSLRTRIQDLNNVLHRTEDYLRQVLQKASESAYTWVVKVKKMKAIYHILNLCSFDVTNKCLIAEVWCPVSDLANLRGALEEGARKGDSTVPSFVNRIPSSDTPPTMLRTNKFTSGFQSIVEAYGVGDYREQKKKRSSNEIWAMLFNGRYIILMMGLFSIYTGLIYNDCFSKSLNIFGSGWSVKAMFTHQQWTNKTLQTNALLTLDPNVSGVFIGPYPFGIDPIWNMAVNRLSFLNSYKMKMSVVIGVIHMSFGVVLSVFNHLHFRQKFNVYLLFLPELLFLLCLFGYLVFMILYKWLAFGARDSSQAPSILIHFINMFVMQGKDLTPLYPGQTGLQIFLVVIAMLSVPVLLLGKPLYLYWLYRGGKGLRRRRGYERVRRVSEDDNSTAPSYEDDEEEGLDKMPSREALPKEFDFADVLLYQAIHTIEYCLGCISNTASYLRLWALSLAHAQLSEVLWGMVMRLGLRITTRVGVVFLVPVFGLFAMLTVSILLVMEGLSAFLHALRLHWVEFQNKFYHGTGVKFVPFDFSLLPSVFEQDGLL is encoded by the exons ATGGTGTTTCGGAGCGAGGAGATGTGCTTGGCGCAATTGTTTCTGCAGTCCGGCTCTGAATATGACTGCATCAGTGAGCTCGGGGAGCTGGGGCTGGTCGAGTTTCGAGAT CTCAATCCGAGTGTCAGCTCATTCCAGCGGCGCTTTGTCAGCGAAATCAAGAGATGTGATGAGATGGAGAGGATTCTGG GATACCTTCTGAGGGAGATCCAAAAGGCTAACATAGCTGTTCCAGAGGAGGATGAGAGTCCAGTTGCTCCTCCCCCCAGACAAGTCCTCGAGATCATG GAGCAGCTTCAGAGGCTGGAGATGGAGCTCAGCGAGGTGGCCCGAAACAAAGAGAAACTGCAGAGGAACCTCCTGGAGCTCACCgagtacacacacatgctgaagaTCACACGGACCTTCATACACAGCCGCTCCAGA CATGAGGCTCTTGGTCCCCAGTATGAAGAATTCCCCACTATGGAGACAGACTCAGTGACAGGATGCACCGGTATGCAAAGACTCGGAGCCAAGCTGGG GTTTGTGTCGGGCCTCATTCAGCGGGTGAAGGTGGAGGCCTTTGAGCGTATGCTGTGGAGAGTGTGTAAGGGTTACACCATCCTCAGCTACGCAGAAGTGGAAGAGAACCTTGCTGATCTCGACACT GGTGAAATCAGCAAAAGTGTTGTGTTTCTCATCTCTTTCTGGGGAGACCAGATTGgacaaaaagtacaaaaaatctGCGATTG TTACCACTGCCATCTTTACCCACACCCTGAGAATGATGAGGAGCGGGCAGATGTATTGGACAGCTTAAGGACTCGCATCCAAGACCTTAACAAC GTGCTGCACCGCACTGAGGACTACCTGAGGCAGGTTCTGCAGAAGGCCTCGGAGTCGGCCTACACCTGGGTTGTGAAGGTAAAAAAGATGAAGGCAATCTACCATATCCTGAACCTGTGCAGCTTCGATGTTACCAACAAGTGTCTGATTGCGGAAGTGTGGTGTCCCGTCAGTGACCTGGCAAACCTGCGAGGGGCGCTGGAAGAGGGCGCG agaAAAGGTGATTCCACCGTACCGTCCTTTGTGAACCGCATCCCGAGTTCTGACACACCACCCACCATGTTACGAACCAACAAGTTCACATCTGGCTTTCAGAGCATTGTGGAGGCGTATGGGGTGGGGGACTATCGCGAG CAGAAGAAGAAACGATCCAGTAATGAG ATATGGGCGATGCTCTTCAACGGACGTTACATCATCCTCATGATGGGGCTTTTCTCTATCTACACCGGGCTGATTTACAATGACTGTTTCTCCAAGTCTCTCAACATATTTGGCTCTGGGTGGAGTGTAAAGGCTATGTTTACACATCAGCAGTGGAC AAATAAAACCCTCCAAACAAATGCTTTGCTCACGTTAGACCCTAACGTCAGTGGCGTTTTCATTGGGCCGTACCCATTTGGCATCGATCCT ATATGGAACATGGCAGTGAACCGGCTATCCTTCCTCAACTCCTACAAGATGAAGATGTCCGTTGTTATCGGGGTCATCCACATGAGCTTTGGAGTGGTGCTGAGTGTCTTCAATCACTT GCACTTCCGACAGAAATTTAATGTCTATCTGCTATTTCTTCCTGAGCTGCTCTTCCTGCTCTGTCTCTTTGGCTACCTGGTCTTCATGATTCTCTACAAGTGGTTGGCGTTCGGTGCACGAGACTCCAGCCAGGCTCCCAGCATCCTCATCCACTTCATTAACATGTTTGTCATGCAGGGGAAGGATCTCACTCCTCTCTACCCAGGacag ACTGGGCTGCAGATTTTCTTAGTTGTGATAGCTATGCTGTCAGTTCCTGTGCTGCTGTTAGGAAAACCTCTTTACTTGTATTGGCTGTACCGTGGAGGCAAAGGCCTGCGCAGACGCAGA GGTTATGAGAGGGTGAGGCGTGTAAGTGAGGATGACAATTCCACAGCACCATCctatgaagatgatgaagaggagggactTGATAAAATGCCAAGCAGAGAAGCTCTTCCCAAAGAG TTTGACTTTGCGGATGTGCTCCTGTACCAGGCCATTCACACCATCGAGTACTGCCTGGGTTGCATTTCTAACACTGCATCATACCTGCGTCTCTGGGCACTCAGCTTGGCTCACGCCC AGCTGTCGGAGGTGTTGTGGGGCATGGTGATGCGCCTGGGTCTGAGGATCACCACGAGAGTGGGGGTGGTGTTTTTAGTTCCTGTGTTCGGACTCTTCGCCATGCTCACCGTGTCCATCCTACTAGTCATGGAAGGTTTATCAGCGTTCCTTCACGCTCTCAGACTTCACTG GGTGGAGTTTCAGAACAAATTCTACCATGGGACTGGTGTCAAGTTTGTGCCCTTTGACTTCTCTCTCCTGCCCTCGGTTTTTGAACAAGATGGcttgctctaa
- the atp6v0a2a gene encoding V-type proton ATPase 116 kDa subunit a isoform X2: MVFRSEEMCLAQLFLQSGSEYDCISELGELGLVEFRDLNPSVSSFQRRFVSEIKRCDEMERILGYLLREIQKANIAVPEEDESPVAPPPRQVLEIMEQLQRLEMELSEVARNKEKLQRNLLELTEYTHMLKITRTFIHSRSRYEEFPTMETDSVTGCTGMQRLGAKLGFVSGLIQRVKVEAFERMLWRVCKGYTILSYAEVEENLADLDTGEISKSVVFLISFWGDQIGQKVQKICDCYHCHLYPHPENDEERADVLDSLRTRIQDLNNVLHRTEDYLRQVLQKASESAYTWVVKVKKMKAIYHILNLCSFDVTNKCLIAEVWCPVSDLANLRGALEEGARKGDSTVPSFVNRIPSSDTPPTMLRTNKFTSGFQSIVEAYGVGDYREVSPAPYTIITFPFLFAVMFGDLGHGMVMSLFALWMVLMEKKQKKKRSSNEIWAMLFNGRYIILMMGLFSIYTGLIYNDCFSKSLNIFGSGWSVKAMFTHQQWTNKTLQTNALLTLDPNVSGVFIGPYPFGIDPIWNMAVNRLSFLNSYKMKMSVVIGVIHMSFGVVLSVFNHLHFRQKFNVYLLFLPELLFLLCLFGYLVFMILYKWLAFGARDSSQAPSILIHFINMFVMQGKDLTPLYPGQTGLQIFLVVIAMLSVPVLLLGKPLYLYWLYRGGKGLRRRRGYERVRRVSEDDNSTAPSYEDDEEEGLDKMPSREALPKEFDFADVLLYQAIHTIEYCLGCISNTASYLRLWALSLAHAQLSEVLWGMVMRLGLRITTRVGVVFLVPVFGLFAMLTVSILLVMEGLSAFLHALRLHWVEFQNKFYHGTGVKFVPFDFSLLPSVFEQDGLL; the protein is encoded by the exons ATGGTGTTTCGGAGCGAGGAGATGTGCTTGGCGCAATTGTTTCTGCAGTCCGGCTCTGAATATGACTGCATCAGTGAGCTCGGGGAGCTGGGGCTGGTCGAGTTTCGAGAT CTCAATCCGAGTGTCAGCTCATTCCAGCGGCGCTTTGTCAGCGAAATCAAGAGATGTGATGAGATGGAGAGGATTCTGG GATACCTTCTGAGGGAGATCCAAAAGGCTAACATAGCTGTTCCAGAGGAGGATGAGAGTCCAGTTGCTCCTCCCCCCAGACAAGTCCTCGAGATCATG GAGCAGCTTCAGAGGCTGGAGATGGAGCTCAGCGAGGTGGCCCGAAACAAAGAGAAACTGCAGAGGAACCTCCTGGAGCTCACCgagtacacacacatgctgaagaTCACACGGACCTTCATACACAGCCGCTCCAGA TATGAAGAATTCCCCACTATGGAGACAGACTCAGTGACAGGATGCACCGGTATGCAAAGACTCGGAGCCAAGCTGGG GTTTGTGTCGGGCCTCATTCAGCGGGTGAAGGTGGAGGCCTTTGAGCGTATGCTGTGGAGAGTGTGTAAGGGTTACACCATCCTCAGCTACGCAGAAGTGGAAGAGAACCTTGCTGATCTCGACACT GGTGAAATCAGCAAAAGTGTTGTGTTTCTCATCTCTTTCTGGGGAGACCAGATTGgacaaaaagtacaaaaaatctGCGATTG TTACCACTGCCATCTTTACCCACACCCTGAGAATGATGAGGAGCGGGCAGATGTATTGGACAGCTTAAGGACTCGCATCCAAGACCTTAACAAC GTGCTGCACCGCACTGAGGACTACCTGAGGCAGGTTCTGCAGAAGGCCTCGGAGTCGGCCTACACCTGGGTTGTGAAGGTAAAAAAGATGAAGGCAATCTACCATATCCTGAACCTGTGCAGCTTCGATGTTACCAACAAGTGTCTGATTGCGGAAGTGTGGTGTCCCGTCAGTGACCTGGCAAACCTGCGAGGGGCGCTGGAAGAGGGCGCG agaAAAGGTGATTCCACCGTACCGTCCTTTGTGAACCGCATCCCGAGTTCTGACACACCACCCACCATGTTACGAACCAACAAGTTCACATCTGGCTTTCAGAGCATTGTGGAGGCGTATGGGGTGGGGGACTATCGCGAGGTAAGCCCAG CTCCCTACACCATCATCACATTCCCCTTTCTGTTTGCTGTGATGTTTGGCGACCTCGGCCACGGAATGGTAATGAGTCTCTTTGCCTTGTGGATGGTGCTGATGGAAAAAAAGCAGAAGAAGAAACGATCCAGTAATGAG ATATGGGCGATGCTCTTCAACGGACGTTACATCATCCTCATGATGGGGCTTTTCTCTATCTACACCGGGCTGATTTACAATGACTGTTTCTCCAAGTCTCTCAACATATTTGGCTCTGGGTGGAGTGTAAAGGCTATGTTTACACATCAGCAGTGGAC AAATAAAACCCTCCAAACAAATGCTTTGCTCACGTTAGACCCTAACGTCAGTGGCGTTTTCATTGGGCCGTACCCATTTGGCATCGATCCT ATATGGAACATGGCAGTGAACCGGCTATCCTTCCTCAACTCCTACAAGATGAAGATGTCCGTTGTTATCGGGGTCATCCACATGAGCTTTGGAGTGGTGCTGAGTGTCTTCAATCACTT GCACTTCCGACAGAAATTTAATGTCTATCTGCTATTTCTTCCTGAGCTGCTCTTCCTGCTCTGTCTCTTTGGCTACCTGGTCTTCATGATTCTCTACAAGTGGTTGGCGTTCGGTGCACGAGACTCCAGCCAGGCTCCCAGCATCCTCATCCACTTCATTAACATGTTTGTCATGCAGGGGAAGGATCTCACTCCTCTCTACCCAGGacag ACTGGGCTGCAGATTTTCTTAGTTGTGATAGCTATGCTGTCAGTTCCTGTGCTGCTGTTAGGAAAACCTCTTTACTTGTATTGGCTGTACCGTGGAGGCAAAGGCCTGCGCAGACGCAGA GGTTATGAGAGGGTGAGGCGTGTAAGTGAGGATGACAATTCCACAGCACCATCctatgaagatgatgaagaggagggactTGATAAAATGCCAAGCAGAGAAGCTCTTCCCAAAGAG TTTGACTTTGCGGATGTGCTCCTGTACCAGGCCATTCACACCATCGAGTACTGCCTGGGTTGCATTTCTAACACTGCATCATACCTGCGTCTCTGGGCACTCAGCTTGGCTCACGCCC AGCTGTCGGAGGTGTTGTGGGGCATGGTGATGCGCCTGGGTCTGAGGATCACCACGAGAGTGGGGGTGGTGTTTTTAGTTCCTGTGTTCGGACTCTTCGCCATGCTCACCGTGTCCATCCTACTAGTCATGGAAGGTTTATCAGCGTTCCTTCACGCTCTCAGACTTCACTG GGTGGAGTTTCAGAACAAATTCTACCATGGGACTGGTGTCAAGTTTGTGCCCTTTGACTTCTCTCTCCTGCCCTCGGTTTTTGAACAAGATGGcttgctctaa
- the atp6v0a2a gene encoding V-type proton ATPase 116 kDa subunit a isoform X1, with product MVFRSEEMCLAQLFLQSGSEYDCISELGELGLVEFRDLNPSVSSFQRRFVSEIKRCDEMERILGYLLREIQKANIAVPEEDESPVAPPPRQVLEIMEQLQRLEMELSEVARNKEKLQRNLLELTEYTHMLKITRTFIHSRSRHEALGPQYEEFPTMETDSVTGCTGMQRLGAKLGFVSGLIQRVKVEAFERMLWRVCKGYTILSYAEVEENLADLDTGEISKSVVFLISFWGDQIGQKVQKICDCYHCHLYPHPENDEERADVLDSLRTRIQDLNNVLHRTEDYLRQVLQKASESAYTWVVKVKKMKAIYHILNLCSFDVTNKCLIAEVWCPVSDLANLRGALEEGARKGDSTVPSFVNRIPSSDTPPTMLRTNKFTSGFQSIVEAYGVGDYREVSPAPYTIITFPFLFAVMFGDLGHGMVMSLFALWMVLMEKKQKKKRSSNEIWAMLFNGRYIILMMGLFSIYTGLIYNDCFSKSLNIFGSGWSVKAMFTHQQWTNKTLQTNALLTLDPNVSGVFIGPYPFGIDPIWNMAVNRLSFLNSYKMKMSVVIGVIHMSFGVVLSVFNHLHFRQKFNVYLLFLPELLFLLCLFGYLVFMILYKWLAFGARDSSQAPSILIHFINMFVMQGKDLTPLYPGQTGLQIFLVVIAMLSVPVLLLGKPLYLYWLYRGGKGLRRRRGYERVRRVSEDDNSTAPSYEDDEEEGLDKMPSREALPKEFDFADVLLYQAIHTIEYCLGCISNTASYLRLWALSLAHAQLSEVLWGMVMRLGLRITTRVGVVFLVPVFGLFAMLTVSILLVMEGLSAFLHALRLHWVEFQNKFYHGTGVKFVPFDFSLLPSVFEQDGLL from the exons ATGGTGTTTCGGAGCGAGGAGATGTGCTTGGCGCAATTGTTTCTGCAGTCCGGCTCTGAATATGACTGCATCAGTGAGCTCGGGGAGCTGGGGCTGGTCGAGTTTCGAGAT CTCAATCCGAGTGTCAGCTCATTCCAGCGGCGCTTTGTCAGCGAAATCAAGAGATGTGATGAGATGGAGAGGATTCTGG GATACCTTCTGAGGGAGATCCAAAAGGCTAACATAGCTGTTCCAGAGGAGGATGAGAGTCCAGTTGCTCCTCCCCCCAGACAAGTCCTCGAGATCATG GAGCAGCTTCAGAGGCTGGAGATGGAGCTCAGCGAGGTGGCCCGAAACAAAGAGAAACTGCAGAGGAACCTCCTGGAGCTCACCgagtacacacacatgctgaagaTCACACGGACCTTCATACACAGCCGCTCCAGA CATGAGGCTCTTGGTCCCCAGTATGAAGAATTCCCCACTATGGAGACAGACTCAGTGACAGGATGCACCGGTATGCAAAGACTCGGAGCCAAGCTGGG GTTTGTGTCGGGCCTCATTCAGCGGGTGAAGGTGGAGGCCTTTGAGCGTATGCTGTGGAGAGTGTGTAAGGGTTACACCATCCTCAGCTACGCAGAAGTGGAAGAGAACCTTGCTGATCTCGACACT GGTGAAATCAGCAAAAGTGTTGTGTTTCTCATCTCTTTCTGGGGAGACCAGATTGgacaaaaagtacaaaaaatctGCGATTG TTACCACTGCCATCTTTACCCACACCCTGAGAATGATGAGGAGCGGGCAGATGTATTGGACAGCTTAAGGACTCGCATCCAAGACCTTAACAAC GTGCTGCACCGCACTGAGGACTACCTGAGGCAGGTTCTGCAGAAGGCCTCGGAGTCGGCCTACACCTGGGTTGTGAAGGTAAAAAAGATGAAGGCAATCTACCATATCCTGAACCTGTGCAGCTTCGATGTTACCAACAAGTGTCTGATTGCGGAAGTGTGGTGTCCCGTCAGTGACCTGGCAAACCTGCGAGGGGCGCTGGAAGAGGGCGCG agaAAAGGTGATTCCACCGTACCGTCCTTTGTGAACCGCATCCCGAGTTCTGACACACCACCCACCATGTTACGAACCAACAAGTTCACATCTGGCTTTCAGAGCATTGTGGAGGCGTATGGGGTGGGGGACTATCGCGAGGTAAGCCCAG CTCCCTACACCATCATCACATTCCCCTTTCTGTTTGCTGTGATGTTTGGCGACCTCGGCCACGGAATGGTAATGAGTCTCTTTGCCTTGTGGATGGTGCTGATGGAAAAAAAGCAGAAGAAGAAACGATCCAGTAATGAG ATATGGGCGATGCTCTTCAACGGACGTTACATCATCCTCATGATGGGGCTTTTCTCTATCTACACCGGGCTGATTTACAATGACTGTTTCTCCAAGTCTCTCAACATATTTGGCTCTGGGTGGAGTGTAAAGGCTATGTTTACACATCAGCAGTGGAC AAATAAAACCCTCCAAACAAATGCTTTGCTCACGTTAGACCCTAACGTCAGTGGCGTTTTCATTGGGCCGTACCCATTTGGCATCGATCCT ATATGGAACATGGCAGTGAACCGGCTATCCTTCCTCAACTCCTACAAGATGAAGATGTCCGTTGTTATCGGGGTCATCCACATGAGCTTTGGAGTGGTGCTGAGTGTCTTCAATCACTT GCACTTCCGACAGAAATTTAATGTCTATCTGCTATTTCTTCCTGAGCTGCTCTTCCTGCTCTGTCTCTTTGGCTACCTGGTCTTCATGATTCTCTACAAGTGGTTGGCGTTCGGTGCACGAGACTCCAGCCAGGCTCCCAGCATCCTCATCCACTTCATTAACATGTTTGTCATGCAGGGGAAGGATCTCACTCCTCTCTACCCAGGacag ACTGGGCTGCAGATTTTCTTAGTTGTGATAGCTATGCTGTCAGTTCCTGTGCTGCTGTTAGGAAAACCTCTTTACTTGTATTGGCTGTACCGTGGAGGCAAAGGCCTGCGCAGACGCAGA GGTTATGAGAGGGTGAGGCGTGTAAGTGAGGATGACAATTCCACAGCACCATCctatgaagatgatgaagaggagggactTGATAAAATGCCAAGCAGAGAAGCTCTTCCCAAAGAG TTTGACTTTGCGGATGTGCTCCTGTACCAGGCCATTCACACCATCGAGTACTGCCTGGGTTGCATTTCTAACACTGCATCATACCTGCGTCTCTGGGCACTCAGCTTGGCTCACGCCC AGCTGTCGGAGGTGTTGTGGGGCATGGTGATGCGCCTGGGTCTGAGGATCACCACGAGAGTGGGGGTGGTGTTTTTAGTTCCTGTGTTCGGACTCTTCGCCATGCTCACCGTGTCCATCCTACTAGTCATGGAAGGTTTATCAGCGTTCCTTCACGCTCTCAGACTTCACTG GGTGGAGTTTCAGAACAAATTCTACCATGGGACTGGTGTCAAGTTTGTGCCCTTTGACTTCTCTCTCCTGCCCTCGGTTTTTGAACAAGATGGcttgctctaa
- the nfkbil1 gene encoding NF-kappa-B inhibitor-like protein 1, whose protein sequence is MVSRKQKRVWKYVEEGSLLKLKSYLRKHRDLDVNFHQGRRQRSPLHLACSLGDDAALRLLLKHGADVLQKDRKGDTTLHIAVNRALKHGKTAYGDLVEPLIKSCPEALNAPNSAGVTPQDLLNWRKHKKSAENMSSPSERDPEKEWQEKLFGECEDEFCETFGVYDADDFLPVDDDEEDFGDWADRIRNDYFNKKHAEAQRLAASSSGWKKNKSKQEREQDEKSNKELHKRLQREHEEYLARAARKEEETRQGRKRRYDERCAATFDGGSSSGGTKLSYSDIPWPAPRGTVQEMLDVMLHGVDRKDVPVFRKMLRKQQALWHPDKFAQRCEARLEEKDKKRILDTVTALSQELNRLAQSLRT, encoded by the exons ATGGTGTCTCGCAAACAGAAGCGGGTGTGGAAATACGTGGAGGAGGGCAGTCTGCTGAAGCTGAAGTCGTACCTGCGGAAGCACCGGGACCTGGATGTGAACTTCCACCAGGGCAGGAGGCAGAGGAGCCCGCTGCACCTAGCCTGCAGCCTGGGAGACGACGCTGCGCTGCGGCTGCTGCTGAAACACGGAGCCGATGTTCTCCAGAAGGACCGCAAAGGAGACACGACGTTACATATCGCAGTCAACAGGGCTCTTAAACACGGGAAAACAG CGTATGGTGACCTGGTTGAGCCTCTCATAAAGAGCTGTCCAGAAGCTTTGAACGCTCCCAACAGCGCTGGAGTCACACCTCAAGACCTGCTGAACTggagaaaacataaaaag AGTGCAGAAAACATGAGCAGTCCATCTGAAAGAGACCCTGAGAAGGAGTGGCAAGAAAAGCTGTTTGGTGAATGCGAGGATGAATTCTGTGAAACCTTTGGAGTATATGATG CCGATGACTTTCTTCCTGTCGATGATGACGAGGAAGACTTTGGGGACTGGGCTGACCGTATTAGAAATGATTATTTCAATAAAAAGCATGCTGAAGCTCAAAGACTGGCAGCGTCGTCTTctggatggaaaaaaaacaagagtaaacaagagagagagcaggacgAGAAAAGCAACAAGGAGCTGCATAAGAGGCTACAGAGGGAACACGAAGAGTATCTGGCACGAGCAGCACGTAAAGAAGAAGAGACTCGGCAGGGTAGGAAGCGCAGGTACGATGAAAGATGTGCAGCTACTTTTGATGGTGGCTCTTCATCTGGTGGCACAAAGCTGAGCTACAGCGACATCCCCTGGCCAGCTCCACgaggtacagtacaggagatGCTGGATGTGATGCTGCACGGCGTGGACAGAAAGGACGTGCCAGTGTTTCGTAAAATGCTCCGGAAGCAGCAAGCGCTGTGGCACCCTGATAAATTTGCTCAGCGATGTGAAGCTCGGTTAGAGGAGAAGGACAAGAAGCGGATCCTGGATACAGTTACAGCTCTGTCGCAGGAGCTCAACAGACTGGCCCAGAGTCTGAGGACTTAA
- the aplnrb gene encoding apelin receptor B: protein MEMEPNDGPDYYDYDETENSTMCDYSEWTPSYSVIPVLYMLIFILGLSGNGVVIFTVWRAQGKRRAADVYIGNLALADLTFVVTLPLWAVYTAMGYHWPFGVALCKISSYVVLLNMYASVFCLTCMSFDRYLAIVHSLSSTQLRTRGHMQASLAAIWTLSGLLAAPTLVFRTTKHDANINITSCAMDFSLVMTGKDQENLWIAGLSISSSALGFLLPFLAMMVCYGFIGCTVTRHFNTLRKEDQRKRRLLKIITTLVVVFAACWTPFHVVKSADALSYLELFPATCAFLRFLLLAHPYATCLAYVNSCLNPFLYAFFDLRFRSQCLCLLNLKKSLHASPVSSLSSQKTEAQSLATKV from the coding sequence atggAGATGGAGCCAAATGATGGTCCTGACTACTACGACTACGATGAGACAGAAAACTCCACCATGTGTGACTATTCTGAGTGGACACCATCATACTCTGTCATCCCGGTGCTGTACATGCTTATCTTCATCCTCGGCCTCTCTGGAAATGGGGTGGTCATCTTCACCGTGTGGAGAGCCCAGGGTAAGCGGCGAGCTGCTGACGTCTACATCGGCAACCTGGCACTGGCTGACCTCACCTTTGTGGTCACTCTTCCTCTGTGGGCCGTTTACACCGCCATGGGCTACCACTGGCCCTTCGGAGTGGCTCTGTGTAAGATCAGCAGCTACGTGGTCCTGCTCAACATGTACGCCAGCGTCTTCTGCCTCACCTGCATGAGCTTTGACCGCTACCTGGCCATCGTCCACTCCTTGTCCAGCACCCAGCTGCGCACCCGTGGCCACATGCAAGCCTCCCTGGCAGCCATCTGGACGCTGTCTGGTCTCCTGGCTGCCCCGACTCTGGTCTTCCGCACCACCAAACATGATGCAAACATCAACATCACATCCTGCGCTATGGACTTCAGCCTGGTGATGACCGGGAAAGATCAAGAGAACCTTTGGATCGCAGGTCTCAgcatctcctcctcagctcTGGGCTTTCTTCTACCTTTCTTGGCGATGATGGTGTGCTACGGCTTCATCGGCTGCACCGTCACCCGCCACTTCAACACTCTGCGCAAAGAGGACCAGCGTAAGAGGAGGCTGCTGAAGATCATCACCACGCTGGTAGTGGTGTTTGCCGCCTGCTGGACGCCCTTCCACGTTGTGAAAAGTGCTGACGCCCTCTCCTATCTGGAGCTGTTTCCCGCCACCTGTGCGTTCCTGCGCTTCCTGCTGCTGGCTCACCCCTACGCCACCTGTCTGGCCTACGTCAACAGCTGCCTCAACCCCTTTCTTTACGCCTTCTTTGACCTGCGCTTCAGATCCCAGTGTCTGTGCCTGCTCAACCTGAAGAAGTCCTTGCATGCAAGCCCTGTCAGCTCCCTGTCCTCTCAGAAGACAGAGGCTCAGTCTCTGGCCACGAAGGTGTGA